The Manis javanica isolate MJ-LG chromosome 14, MJ_LKY, whole genome shotgun sequence genomic interval TGAGGATCAGCATGCCTCGCTGCTTGGGCGCCGCGCTGGTCCTGCGTCTCCACACCACCTCCAGCCAGTCCTGCATCAGGTCCTCCGTCATCCACCCGTACCGGTGGCAGCGGATCTCCATCCCGCTTGGGAACTTGCCGGGGGGGATGTACGTGCCCCGCAGGATGATGTAGGGCGGCAGTTTCCTGCCGTCGGCCAGGATGCCGAGCATCGCTGTGATCTTCAGCTTCTCCCTGCCCGGCGTCTTGACCAGGACGGGCTTTTCTCCCTGGTTGTCCACAGTCACCCGTGATGGGACCTCCAGGCAAATAGGCGTCTCATCGGCGTTGCCCATCTGGGCCACCTGGTAGTCGTGTGCCCTGCGCAGGGCTAGCACGCTGCGCTGGTAGGTGACGAGTTTCTCGGTCAGGTCCTCGGGCAGCTGCTGGGGCACCGGCACCTTGTGCCTCAGGGACAGGTCGTACCTGCGCATCATCCTGCGGCACCAGCCCAGGCTGGCCTTGAAGCCCTTCTCCGGAATTTTCATTTCCTGCGCGATCTCCAGCGCTTTCAGCTGCATGGCCTCCCTGGTGATCGGGTCGCCCTTGGCCTGCATGGAGCGGACGTACTCGGCCACGCGCTGGTCCACCAGTGCGAAGCGCCCGTTCTTGGGGCCGCGGAAGGCCCGCCGCATGGCGTGCGCGTTCTGCAGCTGCGGCTTCACCTTGCGCCAGTCCCGGACGTTCTTCTCCAGTACCCCGAACTGCTTGGCCGCCTGGCAGTTGTTGGTGCTTTCGGCGAACTCCACCACCATGAGCTTGAACCCCGCGTCGTAGCTGCGCCGTATGCCGCGACTGAACTGAAACTTGCCGGCGAGGTCATCAGCCGAGAGGTCGTACCCCGGGAAGCCCATGGCCATGTAGAAGGGGTAGCCCTCACCCCACTCGGGCAGCTCAGCCATGTCCTGGGGCAGACGGAGGCCGAGGCCGTCCAGGGGCCGAGGCTGCAGCAAGTGGGAGGTGGCGTTCGGTGGGCCTGCCCAGTCTGGAGGCTTCAAGTCCGAGGAGTCTTCGTTTTCTGCAAGACAGACAGGTGGGCAGAGAGAACGCCAGTAGGTCAGATCATTTCCGGCTTAGGCCCTGATTTTGTAGGTTGAAATGCCACAAATCCCTTAATCTGGGGTTCACACAACTTAAATCACAGATGACATTTCCTAAGTCCTTAGCCATGTGCCAATTCCTGTGGAACGGCACATGTGGGTCTCACAGGAACTGTGTGCCATTATTCCTTCTCTGCAGATAAGGCTACAGAAGTTAAGTGATGCATCCAGGCAGCTGACCTAGAAAGTGGCAGAACTGCCAACTGAAAACAGGTACCAAGCCTGGATCACATGATTCTGTGGGCCACGTCTGGGTCAAGGTACCTTTTGTGTGGATGAGAAGCCAAAAATAATCCATGCTTCCACATAGTGTTACAGACTGGGTTTGGATACATCAGGGGCTGAATCATACCCCTTAAACTGAGAAAATCTACAGCAAAACACACTTAACAGAGTCAGCTTGCAAGGTAGAAACATGGTTCCTGTACACCAACGTCAGAAGTGGGTTTCACTGGAGGTTTACATTTGGAAGTGGTCACAGAAATTGATATGGCTCCAGGGAAATGATCATATCGGCAAAACTAAGCTGCCGTTAATTGCAAGATGTACCAGGATgtgccattaagaaaaaaaaaaatgccactaCACTGTGACATGCCATCAGTTTTAAGAGGCATTctcaatttcagagatgttaaagtcggggagggaaaaaaacatgtcTCAGATTCAGTGAAACATGGCATTTAAACCCTTCCCTCtagaaagaagggaaacaaaaccactcTGGAAGTCTGGAAGTTGTATTTATCCAACTGCTGCCCTCCTCCCTGTGCTTCATGATGAAGGACCGTGTCCTTCTTGGACGCATTGGCTCAGATGTGTGCAGTGGCTACAACTGCCTTCTCTGTCCAAGATGAGATGGACAGAAGGCCGGTTTCAGCGACTCTGCATGTGTGCCTCATCGCACTACTCTCCCTAGTTTTGGGGGGTGTGCAGTGCACCACTGAGGTGGCCTTGTTGACCCTAGATGGGCGCTGGAACAAGTGCCACACAAGCTTCAGTTTGCTTCATCCACATACAGGGTTGCTCACTGGGACTTACCACCCACAGCTGACAGATGAAGAAGTGGAAGTTCAGAGAGGTCAGTGAAGTTGCCTAAGGTCCCAGAGCACTGGAGAGATTTTGGAACCGCAAAGCTCATAACCCTGCCTTACTTCTAAGTACCCCAGAGAATGTACACGGCAACTTGAGATCCAGTTTCATAATGCCCCCACTGGACAGAGGCTGGATTGGTTTGGTGGCAGTACCTGGAAAGGGTCCTCCTTGGAGCTGCCACTCGTCAGAATTCGGACAGTCCTCCTCCCCTTCCAACCGCGAGATCACGTCTGGCTTAGGGAACGGGAATTCTGCGGACGGGAAATAAAGCAGGTCACAGCTGTGTTGCAGTCTTGGCGCACTGCCCAAATAAGTACTTTGTGACACTTAAGGAGCACCGCCCTCGGCCCCTACCCCCGAGTCTTCTCAATATGGAACTTTATGGAAGACAGCAGAAAAAGGGCTTGGGGGTACCTAAGGAATGATGGGAAAGAGGTCTGTTCAAGGGAATTTATGGATCTCTGCTAACGAGGGCGGGTGCTGGCAACAGTAAAACAAGAGCCGCGTTTCGCAGGGGAGTGGGTGGGTGCACACGTTCTACTCAATATCCTGGTGCCTATGCGTGTAAACTAGGGAACCCCCAGTTCCACCCTAATAACATGGGTATTGGGGAGCAAGGATTCTGTGGGGTGGGTCCCCAGGCTTCTGGGGCTGAGCCGGTAGCAGTGAGGCCTCCCTTCGAGGGACACAGGAAGCACAGGCCCA includes:
- the POGK gene encoding pogo transposable element with KRAB domain isoform X2, coding for MESAAYPLSLTLKEEEEEEEIQSREPEDGPTDMQKVRICSEGGWVPALFDEVAIYFSDEEWDILTEQQKALYREVMRMNYETVLSLEFPFPKPDVISRLEGEEDCPNSDEWQLQGGPFPENEDSSDLKPPDWAGPPNATSHLLQPRPLDGLGLRLPQDMAELPEWGEGYPFYMAMGFPGYDLSADDLAGKFQFSRGIRRSYDAGFKLMVVEFAESTNNCQAAKQFGVLEKNVRDWRKVKPQLQNAHAMRRAFRGPKNGRFALVDQRVAEYVRSMQAKGDPITREAMQLKALEIAQEMKIPEKGFKASLGWCRRMMRRYDLSLRHKVPVPQQLPEDLTEKLVTYQRSVLALRRAHDYQVAQMGNADETPICLEVPSRVTVDNQGEKPVLVKTPGREKLKITAMLGILADGRKLPPYIILRGTYIPPGKFPSGMEIRCHRYGWMTEDLMQDWLEVVWRRRTSAAPKQRGMLILNGFRGHATDSVKSSMESMDTDMVIIPGGLTSQLQVLDVVVYKPLNDSVRAQYSNWLLAGNLALSPTGNAKKPPLGLFLEWVMVAWNSISSESIVQGFKKCHISSNLEDEDDVLWEIESELQGGGEPPRECEAEGVTESN
- the POGK gene encoding pogo transposable element with KRAB domain isoform X1, with product MRWTHTCRTPRAPPWARAPLRRPGGRARRAHAGRGEPRGGAERARPRPRLAGTRDRRLCTPRPHGAGRRRAARRASPGDARGLRPPPSPPTSAALLPSLPTPSAPAGPASCHHVSLRASRGAARAAAERRAGWRRDSRAGALGVCRRPGPRLGPRPGEMESAAYPLSLTLKEEEEEEEIQSREPEDGPTDMQKVRICSEGGWVPALFDEVAIYFSDEEWDILTEQQKALYREVMRMNYETVLSLEFPFPKPDVISRLEGEEDCPNSDEWQLQGGPFPENEDSSDLKPPDWAGPPNATSHLLQPRPLDGLGLRLPQDMAELPEWGEGYPFYMAMGFPGYDLSADDLAGKFQFSRGIRRSYDAGFKLMVVEFAESTNNCQAAKQFGVLEKNVRDWRKVKPQLQNAHAMRRAFRGPKNGRFALVDQRVAEYVRSMQAKGDPITREAMQLKALEIAQEMKIPEKGFKASLGWCRRMMRRYDLSLRHKVPVPQQLPEDLTEKLVTYQRSVLALRRAHDYQVAQMGNADETPICLEVPSRVTVDNQGEKPVLVKTPGREKLKITAMLGILADGRKLPPYIILRGTYIPPGKFPSGMEIRCHRYGWMTEDLMQDWLEVVWRRRTSAAPKQRGMLILNGFRGHATDSVKSSMESMDTDMVIIPGGLTSQLQVLDVVVYKPLNDSVRAQYSNWLLAGNLALSPTGNAKKPPLGLFLEWVMVAWNSISSESIVQGFKKCHISSNLEDEDDVLWEIESELQGGGEPPRECEAEGVTESN